The Prunus persica cultivar Lovell chromosome G8, Prunus_persica_NCBIv2, whole genome shotgun sequence genome includes a region encoding these proteins:
- the LOC18767093 gene encoding disease resistance protein At4g27190 — MSKCAGLPIAITTVGRALKHKSKNVWNDALRQLTRACPENIPGMIQEVYPKIELSYECLESHEAKACFLLCCLYPEGCNIPIEDLVRYGCGLKLFKSIHSMVEGRNSVETLVGILKTSSLLVDSNNEGCVRMHDEVRDAALSIASKSRDVLVVRYGTELTGWPNNYVSGQYISSTLITNETPELLLLSCPDECLLKPLATILEGMENLKVLVMKNTFVLPILPSLPLLKNLQTLCLEHCNLNLDIGPVIGELRTLMTLSLRGSYMEQLPDECKNLIDLRVLDLTGCNSLKVISPGVISKFFLLEELYMWNNFGQWVVGDQTPIVLDQPCMDRVEAQLEQEQIDTLEEEFLGSRLTRRAHDVC; from the coding sequence ATGAGTAAATGTGCTGGTCTGCCAATTGCAATTACGACTGTTGGAAGGGCACTAAAACATAAAAGCAAGAATGTGTGGAACGATGCACTTAGACAACTAACAAGGGCTTGCCCAGAAAACATTCCAGGAATGATACAAGAAGTGTATCCCAAAATAGAGTTGAGTTACGAATGTTTAGAAAGCCATGAGGCCAAAGCATGTTTCTTGCTCTGTTGTTTATATCCCGAAGGTTGTAATATACCAATTGAAGATTTGGTTAGATATGGGTGCGGGCTTAAGTTGTTCAAAAGCATCCACTCAATGGTAGAAGGAAGAAACAGTGTAGAAACATTGGTTGGCATACTCAAAACTTCTTCTTTGTTGGTAGACAGCAACAATGAAGGGTGTGTCAGGATGCATGATGAGGTGCGGGATGCAGCCTTATCAATAGCTTCTAAGAGTAGAGATGTACTTGTGGTAAGATACGGGACGGAACTGACTGGTTGGCCTAACAATTACGTTTCTGGGCAATACATCTCCAGTACACTGATAACAAATGAAACTCCTGAGCTTTTATTGTTGTCATGTCCAgatgaatgtttattgaaaCCACTGGCCACTATTTTAGAAGGAATGGAAAATCTCAAGGTTTTAGTTATGAAGAACACATTTGTACTGCCAATACTGCCATCACTTCCACTTTTGAAAAACCTTCAGACGCTGTGTCTAGAGCATTGTAATCTGAATTTGGACATTGGACCTGTCATTGGAGAGCTACGAACACTCATGACACTCAGCCTGCGTGGATCTTACATGGAACAATTACCTGACGAATGCAAAAATTTGATTGATCTAAGGGTGCTGGATTTGACAGGATGCAATAGTCTTAAAGTAATTTCACCGGGTGTCATATCAAAGTTTTTTCTACTAGAAGAACTGTACATGTGGAATAACTTTGGGCAATGGGTGGTAGGGGATCAAACCCCTATTGTACTAGACCAACCATGCATGGATCGGGTGGAAGCCCAGTTAGAACAAGAACAAATAGACACATTGGAGGAAGAATTTCTGGGGTCACGACTCACGAGAAGAGCACACGATGTTTGTTGA
- the LOC18767077 gene encoding disease resistance protein At4g27190, with the protein MELSERLEYRLPYTQEVLRALQDENTNLVGINCLKFRGGDTVTTKEFIERVRQQDLFEQVVMAVVSLNANLRRIQGEIAEMLQLNLGNGSLFQRAQVLHARMSQDSRRLLVVLANVRDMPDLEAIGIPYGDTDTNGTCKIMLTSGLMNVPASVEMRAQSNFKLLLESTPKGPIAFESRNSILRGVMEALADDQINPIVICGKGGIGKTTLVKEVSQRAKAWRLYDEVVMAVFTPNLDFKCIQDQIADCLGLSLAGQPLSARANSLCRRLSGDKRVLLILDNVSMPLNLEEIGIPLSCDKKGCKILVSSRNEDIFSGTKKIFSVGVLLEQEAWSLFREMAGSSIESPELLPVAQQVLHECAGLPIAIATVGRALHQKSRKVWIDALRQLRKPCPANISGMMQEVYRKIELSYECLGSKEAKTFFLLCCLPESNINIRVEDLVESGIRVELFKGIGSETEAWNCVETLVDILKSCLLLLDGDKERFVKVPDIVRSVGLSIAASKWG; encoded by the coding sequence ATGGAACTTTCTGAGCGTTTGGAATATAGATTACCTTATACACAGGAGGTCTTGAGGGCTCTGCAGGATGAAAATACCAACCTGGTTGGCATTAATTGTCTGAAATTCAGAGGAGGAGATACCGTGACAACGAAAGAGTTCATCGAGAGAGTGAGACAGCAAGATCTATTTGAACAAGTTGTGATGGCAGTTGTGTCCCTTAATGCAAACTTGAGACGAATACAAGGTGAGATTGCAGAAATGCTACAACTGAATCTGGGGAATGGGAGTTTGTTTCAACGGGCGCAGGTGCTACATGCTAGAATGTCCCAAGACTCTAGGAGGTTGCTTGTAGTATTGGCTAATGTCCGGGACATGCCTGATCTTGAGGCCATCGGAATCCCTTATGGTGATACCGACACAAACGGAACGTGCAAGATCATGTTGACGTCAGGACTCATGAATGTACCAGCCAGTGTTGAGATGAGAGCCCAAAGTAATTTCAAGTTGTTACTGGAATCCACACCGAAAGGACCTATTGCTTTTGAATCAAGAAATTCGATCCTTAGAGGCGTAATGGAAGCTCTAGCAGACGATCAAATCAATCCGATTGTAATATGTGGAAAGGGAGGTATTGGCAAGACAACCTTGGTGAAAGAAGTTAGTCAGAGAGCAAAAGCATGGCGTCTATATGATGAGGTTGTGATGGCAGTTTTTACCCCAAACCTTGACTTTAAAtgtattcaagatcaaattgcAGATTGTTTAGGTCTATCACTTGCAGGACAACCTTTATCTGCAAGAGCAAATAGCTTATGCCGAAGATTATCAGGGGATAAAAGGGTCCTTTTAATATTGGACAATGTTTCTATGCCACTGAATTTGGAGGAAATAGGAATTCCACTTTCTTGTGATAAGAAAGGTTGCAAGATTTTGGTATCATCGCGAAACGAAGATATATTTTCTGGAACCAAAAAGATTTTTTCGGTTGGTGTGTTGCTAGAACAAGAAGCGTGGAGTTTGTTTAGGGAGATGGCAGGCAGTTCCATTGAATCTCCCGAACTGCTTCCAGTAGCACAACAGGTTCTACATGAATGTGCTGGTTTACCAATTGCAATTGCAACAGTTGGAAGGGCACTGCATCAAAAGAGCAGGAAAGTGTGGATTGATGCACTGAGACAACTAAGAAAGCCCTGCCCAGCAAACATCTCAGGAATGATGCAAGAAGTGTATCGAAAAATAGAGTTGAGTTACGAGTGCTTAGGAAGCAAGGAAGCGAAAACATTTTTTCTGTTGTGCTGCCTACCTGAGAGCAATATTAATATAAGGGTTGAAGATTTAGTTGAATCTGGGATTAGAGTTGAGCTATTTAAGGGCATTGGTTCGGAGACTGAGGCATGGAACTGCGTAGAAACATTGGTTGATATACTCAAAAGTTGTCTTTTGTTGTTGGACGGTGACAAGGAACGATTTGTCAAAGTGCCTGATATAGTGCGCAGTGTGGGTTTATCAATAGCTGCTTCAAAATGGGGTTGA
- the LOC18767225 gene encoding UDP-glycosyltransferase 74G1 has protein sequence MEKGERAYKAHCLVLPYPSQGHINPMLQFSKLLNHKGIKITLANTIFVHNTIQKISSSSSSSSTSIAFETISDGYDEGGITQAESIEAYLDRFRKIGTKTLIELIDRLSGSGNPVDCIVYDAFMPWPLDVAKKFGIVGAVFFTQSCSVDNIFYHVHQGLLKLPLPPDSEILLPGLPPLQPSDMPSFIYVYGSYPAFFTMVVDGQFYNVDKADWVFCNTFYELEEEVVDCMAKLWPLRTIGPTIPSMYLDKRREDDREYGFSLFNPNSDACLTWLNAKPKGSVAYVSFGSLAELGENQMEELGWGLRNSNNYFLWVVREKEAAKLPQGFVEETSGKGLVVSWCPQLDVLANEAVGCFVTHCGWNSTLEALSLGVPMVAVPQWTDQSTNARFIQDVWKMGLKAQADEKGIVRREEIANCVREILEGERGKEIRKNTSKWKELAKNAVDEGGSSDKNIDEFIAKLVQS, from the exons atggagaagggagagagagcctACAAAGCTCACTGCCTGGTGTTACCCTATCCATCCCAAGGCCACATCAATCCCATGCTCCAATTCTCCAAGCTTTTAAATCACAAAGGAATCAAAATCACACTAGCCAATACCATCTTTGTCCACAACAccattcaaaaaatttcatcatcatcatcctcatcatccaCTTCCATTGCATTTGAGACCATTTCTGATGGCTACGATGAAGGTGGGATTACTCAAGCAGAGAGCATAGAAGCCTATTTGGACCGGTTTCGAAAAATCGGGACGAAGACTCTGATTGAGCTTATTGACAGGCTCTCTGGCTCAGGGAACCCAGTTGATTGTATTGTCTACGATGCATTCATGCCTTGGCCTCTTGATGTAGCCAAAAAGTTTGGGATTGTTGGAGCAGTTTTCTTCACTCAGTCTTGTTCCGTTGACAACATATTCTACCATGTCCACCAAGGCCTGCTCAAACTTCCTCTGCCTCCTGACTCTGAGATTTTGCTTCCTGGATTGCCACCACTTCAACCTTCTGACATGCCTTCTTTCATCTATGTTTATGGATCATACCCTGCTTTCTTCACAATGGTTGTGGATGGTCAGTTCTATAATGTTGACAAAGCTGATTGGGTTTTCTGCAACACATTTTACGAGCTGGAAGAAGAG GTGGTGGATTGCATGGCAAAGCTTTGGCCATTGAGGACAATTGGACCAACAATCCCATCAATGTACTTGGATAAGCGGCGTGAAGACGACAGAGAATATGGTTTCAGCCTTTTTAACCCAAACAGTGATGCCTGCTTGACATGGCTAAATGCAAAGCCAAAAGGGTCTGTGGCTTATGTGTCTTTTGGAAGCTTAGCAGAACTTGGAGAAAATCAAATGGAGGAACTGGGTTGGGGCCTGAGGAACAGCAACAACTATTTCTTGTGGGTGGTTAGGGAAAAAGAAGCAGCCAAGCTGCCACAAGGGTTTGTGGAGGAGACATCTGGGAAGGGTTTGGTGGTTTCATGGTGCCCTCAGTTGGATGTTTTGGCAAATGAGGCTGTTGGATGCTTTGTCACACATTGTGGTTGGAACTCAACTTTGGAGGCTCTGAGTTTAGGAGTTCCAATGGTGGCAGTGCCACAATGGACTGACCAAAGCACCAATGCCAGGTTCATCCAGGATGTGTGGAAAATGGGGCTCAAAGCTCAAGCTGATGAGAAAGGGATCGTGAGACGAGAAGAAATAGCAAATTGTGTGAGAGAAATATTGGAAGGGGAGAGGGGGAAGGAGATTCGAAAGAACACTTCGAAGTGGAAAGAATTGGCCAAGAACGCAGTGGATGAAGGTGGAAGTTCTGATAAAAACATTGATGAGTTCATTGCAAAA